The following coding sequences are from one Nicotiana tomentosiformis chromosome 3, ASM39032v3, whole genome shotgun sequence window:
- the LOC138907416 gene encoding uncharacterized protein: MGSLTRLCVVEHLIVKKAQQIASQGVRLDEKYDGRLIGMGAKSTLVEQVEAKQFDDPSLLKLKEGVLSGMIKNFALDENGVKRLDGRLCVPNVEDLRRAIVVEAHSPRYSIHLGSTKMYHDLRDVYW; encoded by the coding sequence ATGGGGAGTTTGACCAGGTTGTGTGTGGTCGAACATCTAATAGTTAAAAAAGCCCAACAAATAGCTAGCCAAGGGGTTCGTCTCGATGAGAAGTAtgatggaaggttgataggtATGGGTGCTAAGTCTACTTTAGTAGAGCAAGTTGAAGCCAAACAATTTGATGACCCTAGCTTGCTTAAGCTCAAGGAAGGTGTCCTCAGTGGCATGATTAAGAATTTTGCACTTGATGAGAATGGTGTGAAGAGACTTGATGGCCGCTTATGCGTGCCTAATGTAGAAGATCTTCGAAGGGCAATTGTAGTAGAAGCTCATAGCCCCAGATATTCAATACATCTAGGTTCTACcaaaatgtatcatgatttgagggatgtTTATTGGTAG